The Streptomyces sp. NBC_01353 genome contains a region encoding:
- a CDS encoding DUF4245 domain-containing protein, with the protein MGGVAGMRGRQTVRGMFQSLGVIMVAAGVMYLFIPHDEDANPVQAKDYRVELLTAQRAAPYPVLAPEGLGEDWKATVVSYKREQHDAWQLGFLDPDTQYVAIHQSTEEPKQYVPDVTQQAENSGKTQTVAGQVWQRWEGPKYDALVRTEGGATTVVTGTASFERLAEMAGALQSKKV; encoded by the coding sequence ATGGGGGGCGTGGCAGGTATGCGAGGCAGGCAGACGGTACGCGGGATGTTCCAGTCCCTCGGCGTGATCATGGTCGCCGCGGGCGTGATGTATCTCTTCATCCCGCACGACGAGGATGCGAACCCGGTCCAGGCGAAGGACTACCGGGTCGAGCTCCTGACGGCACAGCGGGCGGCGCCGTACCCGGTGCTGGCCCCCGAGGGGCTCGGCGAGGACTGGAAGGCGACCGTGGTCTCGTACAAGCGCGAGCAGCACGACGCCTGGCAGCTGGGCTTCCTCGACCCGGACACCCAGTACGTGGCGATCCACCAGTCGACGGAGGAGCCGAAGCAGTACGTCCCCGACGTCACTCAGCAGGCCGAGAACTCCGGGAAGACCCAGACGGTCGCCGGTCAGGTCTGGCAGCGCTGGGAGGGGCCGAAGTACGACGCCCTGGTCCGCACGGAAGGCGGCGCCACGACGGTGGTGACCGGGACGGCCTCCTTCGAGCGGCTGGCCGAGATGGCGGGCGCGCTGCAGTCGAAGAAGGTGTAG
- the glpX gene encoding class II fructose-bisphosphatase → MTEHSLPSELEVSPEAPDRNLALELVRVTEAAAMAAGRWVGRGDKIGADGAAVNAMRTLISTVSMNGVVVIGEGEKDEAPMLFNGERVGDGTGAEVDIAVDPIDGTTLNAKGMPNAIAVLAAADRGTMFDPSAVFYMDKLVTGPEAADFVDINAPVSVNIRRVAKAKNMAAEDVTVVILDRPRHEGIVKEIRETGARIKFISDGDVAGSVMAVREGTGVDLLLGVGGTPEGIISACAIKCLGGVIQGKLWPKDEAERQKAIDAGHDLDRVLSTNDLVSGENVFFVATGITDGELLRGVRYRSETATTSSLVMRSKSGTIRQIDSTHRLSKLRAYSKIDFDRAK, encoded by the coding sequence ATGACCGAGCATTCCCTGCCGTCCGAGCTCGAGGTCTCCCCCGAGGCCCCTGACCGCAACCTCGCCCTGGAGCTCGTCCGGGTGACCGAGGCCGCCGCCATGGCAGCCGGCCGCTGGGTCGGGCGCGGCGACAAGATCGGCGCGGACGGCGCCGCGGTCAATGCGATGCGAACGCTGATCTCGACCGTCTCGATGAACGGCGTCGTCGTCATCGGCGAGGGCGAGAAGGACGAAGCCCCCATGCTGTTCAACGGCGAGCGGGTCGGTGACGGGACCGGCGCCGAGGTGGACATCGCCGTCGACCCGATCGACGGCACCACGCTGAACGCCAAGGGCATGCCGAACGCGATCGCCGTCCTGGCCGCCGCCGACCGCGGCACCATGTTCGACCCGTCCGCGGTCTTCTACATGGACAAGCTGGTCACCGGCCCCGAGGCCGCCGACTTCGTCGACATCAACGCCCCCGTCTCGGTCAACATCCGCCGCGTCGCCAAGGCCAAGAACATGGCCGCCGAGGACGTCACCGTCGTCATCCTGGACCGCCCCCGTCACGAGGGCATCGTCAAGGAGATCCGCGAGACCGGCGCCCGGATCAAGTTCATCTCGGACGGCGACGTCGCGGGCTCGGTCATGGCGGTGCGCGAGGGCACCGGCGTGGACCTGCTCCTCGGCGTCGGCGGTACGCCCGAGGGCATCATCTCGGCCTGCGCCATAAAGTGCCTCGGCGGCGTCATCCAGGGCAAGCTGTGGCCCAAGGACGAGGCCGAGCGTCAGAAGGCGATCGACGCGGGGCACGACCTGGACCGTGTGCTGTCCACGAACGACCTGGTCAGCGGCGAGAACGTGTTCTTCGTCGCCACCGGCATCACGGACGGCGAGCTGCTGCGCGGCGTCCGCTACCGCTCGGAGACCGCGACCACGTCGTCGCTGGTGATGCGGTCGAAGTCCGGCACGATCCGGCAGATCGACTCCACGCACCGGCTGTCGAAGCTGCGCGCGTACAGCAAGATCGACTTCGACCGGGCGAAGTAG
- a CDS encoding WhiB family transcriptional regulator has protein sequence MLQLPHQPLQVAAVPPQRAPAREDEAGPWHTEAVCRRDEAGLFFAPSKEPTAARLSREEAAKQVCARCPVMVECREHALLQPEPYGVWGGLTAAERRVVLARRRRREVELQKAAAADRIAAAG, from the coding sequence GTGCTGCAACTGCCGCATCAGCCCCTCCAGGTCGCCGCCGTGCCGCCCCAGCGCGCCCCCGCGCGGGAGGACGAGGCCGGCCCCTGGCACACGGAGGCGGTGTGCCGCCGGGACGAAGCCGGGCTGTTCTTCGCCCCCTCCAAGGAGCCGACCGCCGCCAGACTGTCGCGTGAGGAGGCCGCCAAGCAGGTCTGTGCCCGCTGTCCCGTGATGGTCGAGTGCCGGGAGCACGCACTGCTCCAGCCGGAGCCGTACGGAGTGTGGGGCGGGCTGACGGCGGCCGAGCGCCGTGTCGTCCTCGCCCGGCGCCGGCGGCGCGAGGTGGAGCTCCAGAAGGCGGCGGCAGCGGACCGGATCGCCGCGGCGGGCTGA
- a CDS encoding DUF1707 domain-containing protein — translation MDLEKQPQKPVAPAEPAPAPSAPAAPGDSLRASDADRDRIADILRDALAEGRLDPEEHSERIDAVYRAKTVGELEPIVRDLPAASRVRREPEQSYAYGPDDDSGPADNMVAVFSSTTRKGRWRVGRRTNAFALFGNIEIDLTEALFAQRLTTINATSIFGNVEVRVPENISLRGNGTGIFGNFEVVTLEAADPQAPVVVINGYSVFGNVEAKPKRGKWITDLQDRLRKHLGH, via the coding sequence GTGGACCTCGAAAAGCAGCCCCAGAAGCCGGTCGCTCCTGCCGAGCCGGCTCCCGCTCCGTCGGCTCCCGCCGCTCCGGGGGACTCCCTGCGTGCCTCGGACGCCGACCGGGACCGGATCGCGGACATCCTCCGTGACGCCCTGGCCGAGGGGCGGCTCGACCCCGAGGAGCACTCGGAGCGGATCGACGCGGTCTACCGCGCCAAGACCGTCGGTGAGCTCGAGCCGATCGTCCGTGACCTCCCCGCCGCTTCCCGCGTCCGACGGGAGCCCGAGCAGTCCTATGCGTACGGCCCCGACGACGACTCGGGCCCCGCCGACAACATGGTCGCCGTCTTCTCCAGCACCACCCGCAAGGGCCGCTGGCGGGTTGGTCGTAGGACCAACGCCTTCGCGCTCTTCGGCAACATCGAGATCGACCTGACAGAGGCGCTCTTCGCCCAGCGGCTGACCACCATCAACGCCACGTCGATCTTCGGCAACGTCGAGGTGCGGGTCCCGGAGAACATCAGCCTGCGCGGCAACGGAACCGGGATCTTCGGCAACTTCGAGGTCGTGACCCTGGAGGCCGCCGACCCGCAGGCCCCGGTCGTCGTGATCAACGGCTATTCGGTCTTCGGCAACGTCGAGGCGAAGCCCAAGCGCGGCAAGTGGATCACCGACCTCCAGGACAGGCTCCGCAAGCACCTCGGCCACTGA
- a CDS encoding DUF1304 domain-containing protein → MSSILANIAVGLVAALHAYILVLEMFLWERRPGRELSGFDATMARATAPLAANQGLYNGFLSAGLVWGLIADDPTGYRVQIFFLSCVVIAGVYGGLTANRRILLAQALPGALALAAVLWAG, encoded by the coding sequence ATGTCCAGCATCCTTGCGAACATCGCCGTCGGCCTGGTCGCCGCCCTGCACGCCTACATCCTGGTCCTGGAGATGTTCCTCTGGGAGCGCCGTCCCGGCCGCGAACTGTCCGGTTTCGACGCCACCATGGCCCGCGCGACCGCGCCCCTCGCCGCCAACCAGGGCCTGTACAACGGCTTCCTCTCCGCCGGTCTGGTGTGGGGTCTGATCGCCGACGACCCCACCGGGTACCGGGTCCAGATCTTCTTCCTCTCCTGCGTCGTGATCGCCGGCGTGTACGGAGGCCTCACCGCCAACCGTCGGATCCTGCTCGCCCAGGCCCTGCCCGGGGCCCTCGCCCTGGCCGCCGTACTGTGGGCGGGGTGA
- a CDS encoding TetR/AcrR family transcriptional regulator: MTSPTTDPRAARTRAKLRAALLEECAERPLDEVGVASLVRRAGIGRATFYLHYTDLQALAVDACADVVREAVDALHAWRGTPAPDAPPAALPAFFAEVAPYAPLYRSLLRPGGGGPLGELLHQELRAHSRRERELAGAPEPDLVASAVAATFAGLLADWLHGLIEATPEEIAARTWRLLIALHRTPLG, from the coding sequence GTGACCAGCCCGACCACCGACCCCCGCGCCGCCCGGACCCGCGCCAAGCTGCGCGCCGCCCTCCTGGAGGAGTGCGCCGAACGCCCCCTCGACGAGGTCGGCGTCGCCTCGCTGGTCCGCCGGGCCGGGATCGGCCGGGCCACGTTCTACCTGCACTACACCGACCTCCAGGCCCTCGCCGTCGACGCCTGCGCCGATGTCGTACGGGAAGCGGTCGACGCCCTGCACGCCTGGCGCGGCACGCCCGCCCCGGACGCCCCGCCGGCCGCCCTGCCCGCCTTCTTCGCCGAGGTCGCCCCGTACGCCCCGCTCTACCGGAGCCTGCTGCGCCCCGGGGGCGGCGGCCCGCTCGGCGAACTGCTCCACCAGGAGCTCCGCGCCCACAGCCGCCGCGAGCGCGAACTGGCCGGGGCGCCCGAGCCCGATCTCGTGGCATCGGCGGTGGCGGCGACCTTCGCCGGCCTGCTGGCGGACTGGCTGCACGGCCTGATCGAAGCGACGCCGGAGGAGATCGCGGCCCGCACCTGGCGCCTGCTGATCGCCCTGCACCGGACGCCACTGGGGTGA
- a CDS encoding fumarate hydratase: protein MPEFAYSDLLPLGEDTTPYRLVTSEGVSTFEADGRTFLKVDPEALRQLAAEAIHDIQHYLRPAHLAQLRRIIDDPEASSNDKFVALDLLKNANIAAAGVLPMCQDTGTAIVMGKRGQNVLTQGGDEEALSRGIYDAYTKLNLRYSQMAPLTMWEEKNTGSNLPAQIELYATDGGAYKFLFMAKGGGSANKSFLYQETKAVLNEASMMKFLEEKIRSLGTAACPPYHLAIVVGGTSAEFALKTAKYASAHYLDELPAEGSELGHGFRDKELEEKVFELTQKIGIGAQFGGKYFCHDVRVVRLPRHGASLPVAIAVSCSADRQAVAKITAEGVFLEQLETDPARFLPETTDEHLDESADVVKIDLNQPMDEILAELTKYPVKTRLSLTGPLVVARDIAHAKIKERLDAGEEMPQYLKDHPVYYAGPAKTPEGYASGSFGPTTAGRMDSYVEQFQAAGGSKVMLAKGNRSKQVTDACGGHGGFYLGSIGGPAARLAQDCIKKVEVVEYEELGMEAVWKIEVEDFPAFIVVDDKGNDFFQNPAPEPTFTHIPVRGPGLG, encoded by the coding sequence ATGCCAGAGTTTGCGTACTCCGATCTGCTCCCGCTGGGAGAGGACACCACGCCCTACCGCCTGGTGACCTCCGAAGGTGTCTCCACCTTCGAGGCCGACGGCCGTACGTTCCTCAAGGTCGACCCGGAGGCGCTGCGCCAGCTGGCCGCCGAGGCGATCCACGACATCCAGCACTACCTGCGCCCGGCCCACCTGGCCCAGCTGCGCCGGATCATCGACGACCCGGAGGCGTCGAGCAACGACAAGTTCGTGGCGCTCGACCTCCTCAAGAACGCGAACATCGCCGCCGCGGGCGTCCTCCCGATGTGCCAGGACACCGGCACCGCGATCGTCATGGGCAAGCGCGGCCAGAACGTGCTCACCCAGGGCGGCGACGAGGAAGCCCTGTCGCGCGGCATCTACGACGCGTACACCAAGCTCAACCTGCGGTACTCGCAGATGGCCCCGCTGACCATGTGGGAGGAGAAGAACACCGGCTCGAACCTGCCCGCGCAGATCGAGCTGTACGCGACGGACGGCGGCGCGTACAAGTTCCTCTTCATGGCCAAGGGCGGCGGCTCCGCCAACAAGTCCTTCCTCTACCAGGAGACGAAGGCCGTGCTCAACGAGGCGAGCATGATGAAGTTCCTGGAGGAGAAGATCCGCTCGCTCGGCACGGCCGCCTGCCCGCCGTACCACCTGGCGATCGTCGTCGGCGGCACGTCGGCCGAGTTCGCGCTGAAGACCGCGAAGTACGCCTCCGCGCACTACCTGGACGAGCTGCCGGCCGAGGGCTCCGAGCTCGGCCACGGCTTCCGGGACAAGGAGCTGGAGGAGAAGGTCTTCGAGCTGACGCAGAAGATCGGCATCGGCGCGCAGTTCGGCGGCAAGTACTTCTGCCACGACGTGCGCGTCGTCCGTCTTCCCCGTCACGGCGCCTCGCTGCCCGTCGCCATCGCCGTCTCCTGCTCGGCCGACCGCCAGGCCGTCGCGAAGATCACCGCCGAGGGCGTCTTCCTGGAGCAGCTGGAGACCGACCCGGCGCGCTTCCTGCCGGAGACGACGGACGAGCACCTCGACGAGTCCGCCGACGTCGTCAAGATCGACCTCAACCAGCCGATGGACGAGATCCTCGCCGAGTTGACGAAGTACCCGGTCAAGACCCGCCTCTCGCTGACGGGCCCGCTGGTCGTGGCGCGCGACATCGCGCACGCCAAGATCAAGGAGCGGCTGGACGCGGGCGAGGAGATGCCGCAGTACCTGAAGGACCACCCGGTCTACTACGCCGGCCCGGCGAAGACCCCCGAGGGGTACGCCTCCGGCTCCTTCGGCCCGACGACGGCCGGCCGGATGGACTCGTACGTCGAGCAGTTCCAGGCGGCGGGCGGCTCCAAGGTCATGCTGGCCAAGGGCAACCGCTCGAAGCAGGTCACGGACGCGTGCGGCGGCCACGGCGGCTTCTACCTGGGCTCGATCGGTGGCCCGGCGGCGCGGCTGGCGCAGGACTGCATCAAGAAGGTCGAGGTCGTCGAGTACGAGGAACTCGGCATGGAGGCGGTCTGGAAGATCGAGGTCGAGGACTTCCCGGCGTTCATCGTCGTGGACGACAAGGGCAACGACTTCTTCCAGAACCCGGCCCCGGAGCCGACGTTCACTCACATCCCGGTGCGAGGGCCGGGTCTGGGCTAG
- a CDS encoding helix-turn-helix domain-containing protein, whose product MTTNAFLADCRARLAFDLLSNTWNAVVLWALKDGPRRPVELRELIGGISSKVLTETLRRLQFNGLVARQAHPGAPPRVEYRLTPLGRTLLGPIDAIGAWSFEHGDEVMAAQEADGTHEGRSAV is encoded by the coding sequence GTGACGACCAACGCCTTCCTCGCCGACTGCCGGGCTCGCCTCGCGTTCGACCTGTTGTCCAACACGTGGAACGCCGTGGTGCTCTGGGCGCTGAAAGACGGCCCCAGGCGCCCGGTCGAACTGCGGGAACTGATCGGGGGCATCAGCTCGAAGGTCCTGACGGAGACGCTGCGACGCCTCCAGTTCAACGGCCTGGTGGCACGACAGGCGCACCCCGGAGCGCCACCACGAGTCGAGTACCGACTCACCCCACTGGGACGGACCCTGTTGGGGCCCATCGACGCCATCGGAGCATGGTCCTTCGAACACGGCGACGAGGTCATGGCCGCGCAGGAAGCCGACGGCACCCACGAGGGCCGGTCGGCAGTGTGA
- a CDS encoding NAD(P)-binding domain-containing protein, translated as MRIGVLGTGNMADALASSWVRAGHEVVIGGRNAAKAEQLAARIGGGAKAASLRAAAEFGQVVLAALPYGAGTDVARELRTALDGKVLVDCSNPSGPGFRLLTEGGPSAAQQLAAAAPGAHVVKAFNLCHEDVWRMRPPVFEGRPLAVPVCGDDKDALTLASELVRDVGCDPMAAGGLERAGLLEATAALFIALWVGEGADAQAIAPPLAYASGPRR; from the coding sequence ATGAGAATCGGTGTGCTGGGAACGGGCAACATGGCCGACGCACTCGCCTCCTCCTGGGTGCGGGCCGGGCACGAAGTGGTCATCGGTGGGCGGAACGCAGCCAAGGCGGAGCAGCTCGCTGCGCGCATCGGGGGCGGCGCCAAGGCTGCGAGCCTCCGCGCGGCGGCCGAGTTCGGTCAGGTGGTACTGGCCGCCCTGCCCTACGGCGCAGGGACGGACGTGGCACGGGAGCTGCGAACCGCCCTGGACGGCAAAGTGCTGGTCGACTGCTCCAATCCCAGCGGACCAGGCTTCCGCCTCCTGACAGAAGGAGGCCCCTCCGCCGCACAGCAGCTGGCCGCAGCGGCACCGGGAGCCCACGTCGTCAAGGCGTTCAACCTCTGCCACGAGGACGTCTGGCGCATGAGGCCGCCCGTCTTCGAGGGCCGCCCCCTGGCCGTCCCGGTCTGCGGGGACGACAAGGACGCCCTCACGCTCGCATCCGAACTGGTACGGGATGTGGGCTGCGACCCCATGGCCGCCGGCGGCCTCGAACGAGCAGGACTCCTGGAGGCGACAGCCGCCCTCTTCATCGCCCTGTGGGTGGGCGAAGGAGCGGACGCCCAGGCAATCGCACCCCCACTGGCCTACGCCTCAGGCCCACGTAGGTAA
- a CDS encoding lipoprotein has translation MRHPIRVRTLVPALAALAAAGLLTGCLGTEPAPDKPAGTTAAKPGAKGAASLGAPGTACALPVSFELAENWKPKAVTVSADDEIAAALGKQGPATMVCEIDAKSAGNIGFLRVWSAGKGPAKAALEGFVKAEKNASKVVYNEIAAGGTPATEVTYTVYNKIMEESKEERAFALSTPKGTVIIHLGGLDTQEHREMLPAYELARSSVKAL, from the coding sequence GTGAGACATCCGATACGGGTACGGACCCTGGTCCCCGCGCTCGCCGCGCTCGCGGCCGCCGGGCTGCTGACCGGCTGCCTGGGTACCGAGCCGGCGCCCGACAAGCCGGCCGGCACGACGGCCGCCAAGCCCGGGGCGAAAGGTGCCGCATCCCTCGGGGCCCCCGGCACCGCGTGCGCGCTGCCCGTGTCCTTCGAACTCGCCGAGAACTGGAAGCCCAAGGCCGTCACCGTCTCCGCCGACGACGAGATCGCCGCCGCCCTCGGCAAGCAGGGTCCCGCCACCATGGTCTGCGAGATCGACGCGAAGTCGGCCGGCAACATCGGCTTCCTGCGCGTCTGGAGCGCCGGTAAGGGCCCCGCCAAGGCGGCGCTCGAAGGGTTCGTGAAGGCCGAGAAGAACGCCTCCAAGGTCGTCTACAACGAGATCGCGGCCGGTGGGACGCCCGCCACCGAGGTGACGTACACGGTCTACAACAAGATCATGGAGGAGTCCAAGGAGGAGCGCGCCTTCGCCCTCTCCACCCCCAAGGGCACCGTGATCATCCACCTGGGCGGACTCGACACCCAGGAGCACCGGGAGATGCTTCCCGCGTACGAGCTGGCCCGCTCGAGCGTCAAGGCGCTCTGA
- a CDS encoding ricin-type beta-trefoil lectin domain protein, translating to MRRTRYRLRWTIAATAAAAAALGTMAAAAPAGAADTGTGTRTAASVPLSPELEAIRAAEATKIYGSPEERPLAQRKSGLISLGDSEISGEGVGTYEPPTNGPTNWCHRSPDAAVHRTGIPADLTFNVSCSGAYSGNIRIGGSKQYADELVQSDNLAIKARNTRIKMVLLVAGANDDLQFGPVMTDCVTRYLTLQGACEPKYAPGWQARVDGLVPKVEQTVRDLKTVMRDAGYADGDYKLVVMGYPSPIGPDFHDNPNFPGKLACGGLGYDSDTVWGRNTAVPAFERGMRRAAASTGATYLDNSRLFHGHEVCMEDPWARGLYIDLSKPGPPDENSVRQSFHPNARGHAAFASCLTQIYNSGLREAGCADVNSSGTPTLVPYAWDDAYKPLKNQATGNCVDVDAATSKNGTAVLGWDCHGGRNQGWWYDPARQTVHTELTQDRCLDVPAAKYQAGTGMLVWNCSGTANQKFVRDGATIRPAAATGLCLTQSAARQPIRLQSCDGSAGQRFV from the coding sequence ATGAGGCGCACCAGGTACAGACTCCGCTGGACGATCGCGGCCACGGCCGCGGCCGCCGCGGCCCTCGGCACCATGGCAGCCGCAGCCCCCGCCGGCGCGGCCGACACCGGAACGGGCACCCGTACGGCGGCGTCCGTACCCCTCTCGCCCGAGCTGGAGGCCATCCGCGCGGCCGAGGCCACCAAGATCTACGGCAGCCCCGAGGAACGACCGCTCGCCCAGCGCAAGTCCGGCCTGATCTCGCTCGGCGACAGCGAGATCTCCGGCGAGGGCGTCGGCACCTACGAGCCGCCGACCAACGGGCCGACCAACTGGTGCCACCGCTCACCCGACGCCGCCGTCCACCGCACCGGAATCCCCGCGGACCTCACGTTCAACGTGTCCTGCTCCGGCGCCTACAGCGGCAACATCAGGATCGGCGGATCGAAGCAGTACGCCGACGAACTCGTCCAGAGCGACAACCTCGCCATCAAGGCCCGCAACACCCGTATCAAGATGGTGCTGCTGGTGGCGGGCGCCAACGACGACCTGCAGTTCGGCCCGGTGATGACGGACTGCGTCACGCGGTACCTGACCCTGCAGGGCGCCTGCGAGCCCAAGTACGCCCCCGGCTGGCAGGCCCGCGTCGACGGACTCGTCCCCAAGGTCGAGCAGACCGTACGCGACCTGAAGACCGTGATGCGTGACGCCGGATACGCCGACGGCGACTACAAGCTCGTCGTCATGGGCTACCCGAGCCCCATCGGCCCGGACTTCCACGACAACCCGAACTTCCCCGGCAAGCTCGCCTGCGGCGGCCTCGGCTACGACTCCGACACCGTCTGGGGCCGCAACACCGCCGTGCCCGCCTTCGAGCGCGGGATGCGCAGGGCGGCGGCCAGTACCGGGGCGACCTACCTCGACAACTCGCGGCTCTTCCACGGCCACGAGGTCTGCATGGAGGACCCCTGGGCCCGGGGCCTGTACATCGACCTCTCCAAGCCCGGACCCCCGGACGAGAACTCCGTCCGGCAGTCCTTCCACCCCAACGCGCGCGGCCACGCGGCCTTCGCGTCCTGCCTGACGCAGATCTACAACTCGGGTCTGCGTGAGGCCGGTTGTGCGGACGTGAACTCCTCGGGGACCCCGACCCTCGTCCCGTACGCCTGGGACGACGCCTACAAGCCGCTGAAGAACCAGGCCACGGGGAACTGCGTGGACGTCGACGCGGCCACGTCGAAGAACGGCACCGCCGTGCTCGGCTGGGACTGCCACGGCGGCCGCAATCAGGGCTGGTGGTACGACCCCGCACGCCAGACCGTCCACACGGAGCTGACCCAGGACCGGTGCCTGGACGTGCCGGCGGCCAAGTACCAGGCGGGTACGGGGATGCTCGTCTGGAACTGCTCGGGCACGGCGAACCAGAAGTTCGTACGCGACGGGGCGACGATCAGGCCGGCGGCGGCGACGGGCCTGTGCCTGACGCAGTCGGCGGCGCGCCAGCCGATCCGGCTGCAGAGCTGCGACGGGTCGGCGGGGCAGCGGTTCGTGTAG
- a CDS encoding class II fumarate hydratase, producing the protein MTDTSGGTAGTAPGDKNDAKNEVSTGASTDDHRIEHDSMGEVRVPRHAKWRAQTQRAVENFPISGQRLERAHIEALARIKAAAAKVNAELGVIDQDLATAIQEAAAEVAEGRWDEHFPVDVFQTGSGTSSNMNTNEVIATLATERLIDLPGGRSVHPNDHVNASQSSNDVFPSSIHIAATAAVTRDLIPALDHLAESLERKSAEFADVVKSGRTHLMDATPVTLGQEFGGYAAQVRYGIERLHASLPRLAELPLGGTAVGTGINTPPGFSAAVIAEIADATGLPLTEARDHFEAQGARDGLVETSGQLRTIAVGLTKISNDLRWMASGPRTGLAEINLPDLQPGSSIMPGKVNPVVPEAVLMVAAQVTGNDTTVAVAGAAGNFELNVMLPVIAKNLLESVRLLANASRLFADRTVDGITANVERAREYAESSPSVVTPLNKYIGYEEAAKVAKKSLAERKTIRQVVLESGYVEKGDLTVEQLDEALDVLRMTHP; encoded by the coding sequence ATGACCGACACCAGCGGCGGCACGGCCGGCACCGCGCCCGGCGACAAGAACGACGCCAAGAACGAGGTCTCGACCGGCGCCTCGACCGACGACCACCGCATCGAGCACGACTCGATGGGCGAGGTGCGCGTCCCCCGGCACGCCAAGTGGCGGGCGCAGACCCAGCGGGCCGTGGAGAACTTCCCCATCTCGGGGCAGCGGCTCGAACGGGCCCATATCGAGGCTCTCGCCCGGATCAAGGCCGCGGCCGCCAAGGTCAACGCCGAGCTCGGGGTGATCGACCAGGACCTCGCCACAGCCATCCAGGAGGCGGCCGCCGAAGTCGCCGAGGGCCGCTGGGACGAGCACTTCCCGGTCGACGTCTTCCAGACCGGATCGGGCACCTCGTCCAACATGAACACCAACGAGGTCATCGCCACCCTCGCCACCGAGCGGCTGATCGACCTCCCCGGGGGCCGGAGCGTCCACCCCAACGACCATGTGAACGCCTCCCAATCGTCCAACGACGTCTTCCCGTCCTCGATCCACATCGCCGCCACGGCCGCCGTCACCCGCGACCTGATCCCGGCCCTCGATCATCTGGCTGAATCCCTGGAGCGGAAATCAGCCGAATTCGCGGACGTGGTGAAGTCCGGCCGTACGCATCTGATGGACGCCACACCAGTAACACTCGGACAGGAGTTCGGCGGCTACGCGGCCCAGGTCCGGTACGGGATCGAGCGGCTGCACGCCTCGCTGCCCCGGCTCGCCGAACTCCCCCTCGGCGGTACGGCGGTGGGCACCGGCATCAACACGCCGCCCGGCTTCTCCGCCGCGGTCATCGCCGAGATCGCCGACGCGACCGGTCTGCCGCTCACCGAAGCCCGCGACCACTTCGAGGCGCAGGGCGCCCGGGACGGCCTGGTGGAGACGTCCGGGCAGCTCAGGACCATCGCCGTCGGTCTCACGAAGATCTCCAACGATCTGCGCTGGATGGCGAGCGGCCCGCGCACGGGCCTCGCCGAGATCAACCTCCCCGACCTCCAGCCCGGCTCGTCGATCATGCCGGGCAAGGTGAACCCGGTCGTCCCCGAGGCGGTCCTCATGGTCGCCGCGCAGGTGACCGGGAACGACACCACGGTGGCGGTCGCCGGCGCGGCCGGCAACTTCGAGCTCAACGTGATGCTCCCGGTGATCGCCAAGAATCTCCTGGAGTCCGTACGGCTGCTCGCCAACGCCTCTCGTCTCTTCGCGGACCGGACGGTCGACGGCATCACCGCCAACGTCGAGCGGGCCCGGGAGTACGCCGAGTCCTCGCCGTCCGTCGTCACCCCGCTGAACAAGTACATCGGATACGAGGAGGCCGCGAAGGTGGCCAAGAAGTCCCTGGCGGAGCGGAAGACGATCCGGCAGGTGGTGCTCGAGTCCGGCTATGTGGAGAAGGGCGACCTCACCGTCGAACAACTCGACGAAGCGCTCGACGTGCTGCGTATGACTCATCCGTGA
- a CDS encoding DUF402 domain-containing protein — protein MTGSGGPQHWAPGEHILWRYRGNGSGAVHICRPVTVVEDTPELLAVWMAPGTECVKPVLSDGTPVHEEPLATRYTAPRTTARARWFGTGVLKLARPAEPWSVWLFWDRGWRFRSWYVNLEEPRTRWSGGIDSEDHFLDISVYPDRSWLWRDEDEFAQAQRAGLMDAALAARVREAGRAAVEVIGAWDAPFSDGWEDWRPDPRWTVPELPSDWDRTPAHTAP, from the coding sequence ATGACAGGATCGGGCGGCCCTCAGCACTGGGCGCCGGGGGAGCACATTCTCTGGCGCTACCGCGGCAACGGCTCCGGCGCGGTGCACATCTGCCGGCCGGTGACCGTCGTCGAGGACACCCCCGAGCTGCTCGCCGTGTGGATGGCCCCGGGCACCGAGTGCGTCAAGCCGGTGCTCTCCGACGGAACACCCGTACACGAGGAGCCGCTCGCCACCCGGTACACCGCCCCGCGCACCACCGCCCGCGCCCGCTGGTTCGGCACAGGGGTACTGAAACTGGCCAGACCGGCGGAGCCCTGGTCGGTCTGGCTGTTCTGGGATCGCGGCTGGCGCTTCCGCAGCTGGTACGTGAATCTCGAGGAGCCGCGCACCCGGTGGTCCGGCGGTATCGACTCCGAGGACCACTTCCTCGACATCTCCGTCTATCCCGACCGCAGCTGGCTGTGGCGGGACGAGGACGAGTTCGCGCAGGCCCAGCGGGCCGGTCTGATGGACGCGGCGCTGGCCGCGCGGGTGCGGGAGGCGGGCCGCGCCGCGGTCGAGGTGATCGGGGCGTGGGACGCGCCTTTCTCCGACGGATGGGAGGACTGGCGGCCCGATCCCCGGTGGACCGTGCCCGAGCTGCCCTCGGACTGGGATCGCACTCCGGCGCACACGGCACCGTGA